The following coding sequences are from one Pigmentibacter sp. JX0631 window:
- a CDS encoding glycosyltransferase N-terminal domain-containing protein: MFFIYEMCQKIILYILKIFYFFIKDKKFRRFVYLRDSEIFLKKIKDLKVESGKEIYWFHVASAGEMEQAIPVARKLSKDLNVQFFVTYYSPSAEPFLKNFPNIIVALGLPIDIRKIYIYAIKKMNIKKIFFVRYDIWPSLFYVSKMNYLQINLLSASEKKTKNGIFGYFSAKWNKKYYKNIDNIFAVSKEDFKYFSKINANSNVYLAGDAKWARAFERANSLSEKKLEYDFSCFFSFCLDQKKLMQKKCIVFGSPHKEEHHISILLTSLLNEYFIIYVPHDVKEESCGKIKKEFEEKNCKVIFYSEIVKFLKSNLIEENNTNFNLKYDLEMDKNYQINKNYNVYNLKYNAHYLADFLSQYEVIIFDKIGYLAEIYEVADVAIIGGGFDGQIHNVLEAAAHAVPVLLGNSFHRAREAADLVNSEAAISFQNPNEMFQFLVQWVSLKEKGSDSTQHPSIRLSQARTKTIELFKSIPDTSEIILNTLLQQGVKKRNL, from the coding sequence GTGTTTTTTATTTATGAAATGTGTCAAAAAATAATCTTATATATTTTAAAAATTTTTTATTTTTTTATAAAAGATAAAAAATTTAGAAGATTTGTTTATTTAAGAGATTCTGAAATTTTTCTTAAAAAAATTAAAGATTTAAAAGTTGAAAGTGGAAAAGAAATATACTGGTTCCATGTAGCAAGTGCTGGAGAAATGGAACAAGCTATACCTGTGGCAAGAAAATTATCTAAAGATTTAAATGTTCAATTTTTTGTTACTTACTATTCGCCTAGTGCAGAACCATTTTTGAAGAATTTTCCAAATATAATTGTGGCCCTCGGCTTACCAATTGATATTCGTAAAATTTACATATATGCAATAAAAAAAATGAACATAAAAAAAATATTTTTTGTTCGCTATGACATATGGCCATCTTTGTTTTATGTAAGTAAAATGAATTATCTTCAAATTAATTTATTATCTGCTTCTGAAAAGAAGACTAAAAATGGAATTTTTGGATATTTTAGTGCAAAATGGAATAAAAAATATTATAAAAATATAGATAATATTTTCGCGGTTTCAAAAGAAGATTTTAAATATTTTTCTAAAATAAATGCAAATAGTAATGTGTATTTAGCTGGTGATGCTAAATGGGCAAGGGCTTTTGAAAGGGCTAATTCATTATCAGAAAAAAAACTAGAGTATGATTTTTCTTGTTTTTTTTCTTTTTGTTTAGATCAAAAAAAGCTTATGCAAAAAAAATGTATTGTTTTTGGTTCTCCTCATAAAGAGGAGCATCATATATCAATCTTACTAACAAGCTTATTAAATGAATATTTTATAATTTATGTCCCGCATGATGTAAAAGAAGAAAGTTGTGGAAAAATAAAAAAAGAATTTGAAGAAAAAAATTGTAAAGTAATATTTTATTCAGAAATTGTTAAATTTCTAAAAAGTAATTTAATTGAAGAAAATAATACGAATTTTAATTTAAAATATGACTTAGAGATGGATAAAAATTATCAAATAAATAAAAATTATAATGTTTATAATTTAAAGTATAATGCGCATTATTTAGCTGATTTTCTTAGCCAATATGAAGTCATTATTTTTGATAAAATTGGCTATTTAGCAGAAATTTATGAAGTGGCTGATGTTGCCATTATTGGAGGTGGATTTGACGGGCAAATTCACAATGTTTTGGAAGCGGCAGCACATGCAGTGCCGGTATTACTAGGAAATTCTTTTCATAGAGCTAGAGAAGCTGCTGATTTGGTGAATTCTGAAGCAGCTATTTCTTTCCAAAACCCAAATGAGATGTTTCAATTTCTTGTTCAGTGGGTTAGTTTGAAAGAGAAGGGAAGTGACTCAACCCAACATCCTAGTATTCGTCTTAGTCAGGCTAGAACAAAGACGATAGAGTTATTTAAAAGTATTCCTGATACAAGTGAAATTATCTTGAATACCCTTTTACAGCAGGGGGTAAAAAAGAGAAATCTCTAG
- a CDS encoding Rne/Rng family ribonuclease: MVAKQLVINSTSYETRVALIEGGQVSEYYIERSRDRGIVGGIYKGKIIRVLPGMQSCFVDIGLERAAFLYGGDIKPEGSYELPEGFDEEGKGLHSQSEDEENSESSIQKSIVKNYKISDLVKEGQEILVQVAKDAISTKGARVTTYLSLPGRYVVLMPSINHIGVSRRIQSEDERTRLRAIVQKIKPEGAGIIVRTASENVPDEKIIADIDFLVKLWDSLKTKSLKSKSPCLVHEDLDLVFRATRDLISRDLDRIVIDDKKRYEDLVRFLNRFSVKLGAQVQLYQGDTQIFDAFGIEQEVSRALGSKVWLKSGGYLIIEQTEALTAIDVNTGRYVGNKSLGDTIVKTNLEAVKEIVQQLRLRNIGGIIILDFIDMDRSDDRDKVFLALIEELKKDKAKTTVLRISEMGLVQMTRKRTEESLLQKMTVDCPYCDGNGHVKSPATISCEVIRELLREFSRSNNEGFVVKAHAQVADRLLEEDKIFLDELKIKYSKKIVVKSFVDYHLEHFEIAPIRFE, from the coding sequence ATGGTCGCTAAGCAACTAGTTATAAATAGCACCTCCTACGAAACGCGCGTTGCGCTGATAGAAGGAGGTCAAGTATCGGAATATTACATAGAAAGAAGTCGAGATAGAGGTATCGTAGGAGGAATTTATAAAGGCAAAATAATTAGAGTTTTACCTGGAATGCAAAGTTGTTTTGTTGATATTGGCCTTGAAAGAGCTGCTTTTTTATATGGTGGCGATATAAAACCAGAAGGCTCTTATGAGCTTCCTGAGGGCTTTGATGAAGAAGGAAAAGGTCTTCATTCACAAAGTGAAGACGAAGAAAATTCTGAATCTAGTATTCAAAAAAGTATTGTGAAAAATTATAAAATTTCTGATTTAGTTAAAGAAGGTCAAGAAATACTTGTACAAGTTGCTAAAGATGCCATTAGTACTAAAGGGGCACGGGTTACTACCTACCTCAGTTTACCTGGTAGATATGTAGTATTAATGCCTAGTATTAATCATATTGGTGTAAGCAGAAGAATTCAAAGTGAAGACGAACGAACAAGATTACGAGCTATTGTACAAAAAATAAAACCTGAAGGTGCTGGAATCATAGTACGAACTGCGAGTGAAAATGTCCCTGATGAGAAAATTATTGCAGATATAGATTTTTTGGTAAAACTTTGGGATTCCTTAAAGACTAAAAGTTTAAAATCTAAATCCCCTTGTTTAGTTCATGAAGATCTTGATTTGGTATTTCGTGCAACAAGAGATTTAATATCTCGTGATTTAGATAGAATTGTTATTGATGATAAAAAAAGATATGAGGATCTTGTCAGATTTTTAAATAGATTTAGTGTGAAATTAGGCGCTCAAGTTCAATTATACCAAGGTGATACTCAAATATTTGATGCTTTCGGTATAGAACAAGAAGTTTCAAGAGCATTAGGTTCAAAAGTTTGGTTAAAATCTGGTGGATATTTAATCATTGAACAAACTGAAGCTCTAACTGCAATTGATGTGAATACAGGAAGATATGTAGGGAATAAATCTCTTGGTGATACTATTGTAAAAACTAATCTTGAAGCAGTAAAAGAAATTGTTCAACAATTGAGATTAAGAAATATTGGTGGAATTATAATACTTGATTTTATTGATATGGACAGAAGTGATGATAGAGATAAAGTTTTTTTGGCTTTAATTGAAGAATTAAAAAAAGATAAAGCTAAAACTACTGTACTTAGAATCTCGGAAATGGGATTAGTACAAATGACGAGAAAACGCACTGAGGAAAGCTTATTGCAAAAAATGACTGTTGATTGCCCATATTGTGATGGAAATGGACATGTTAAAAGTCCCGCAACAATTTCTTGTGAAGTTATTAGAGAATTATTAAGAGAATTTTCACGTTCAAATAATGAAGGTTTTGTTGTTAAAGCACACGCACAAGTAGCAGATAGATTATTAGAAGAAGACAAAATTTTTCTGGATGAATTAAAAATAAAATATAGTAAGAAAATAGTAGTGAAATCTTTCGTAGATTATCACTTAGAGCATTTTGAAATTGCCCCAATACGTTTTGAATAA
- a CDS encoding BolA/IbaG family iron-sulfur metabolism protein, producing the protein MNIQEKIEIKLKQNLPSILIKVINESYKHSVPKGSETHFKIEVVSNEFENKSLLNRHRLINDILKEEFTLIKACSLHTFTEEEWKKKNNSTINSPNCVGH; encoded by the coding sequence ATGAATATTCAAGAAAAAATTGAAATAAAATTAAAGCAAAACCTCCCTAGTATATTAATAAAAGTTATAAATGAAAGCTACAAGCATAGTGTCCCAAAAGGATCAGAAACTCATTTTAAAATTGAAGTCGTATCTAACGAATTTGAAAATAAATCATTGTTAAATCGGCATAGATTAATTAATGATATATTAAAAGAAGAGTTTACCTTAATCAAAGCTTGTTCTTTACATACTTTTACAGAAGAAGAATGGAAAAAAAAGAATAACAGCACAATAAATTCCCCAAACTGTGTTGGGCATTAA